In Thunnus thynnus chromosome 20, fThuThy2.1, whole genome shotgun sequence, a single window of DNA contains:
- the tmem26b gene encoding transmembrane protein 26b: protein MFFKFICAVVTRSLFILISLIGVWRVVWVKNNGFYWFLTILYLPLVAEMILTLRRRGNDYKWFSPAIFLFLISIIPSLWILELHHQENKSTNSRCDKLDSTENIRSIFNSWMNSTNGSESLKNIPLSTVCANDWILALHQILLILLILGKWLLPAAGELTRNQLSQLLLIFVGTAADILEFTSETLSDIKDSSPAMVYIILGVWTWSMLQFPLHFSVMHASSDDLSEPATSRFSHLRTDIWSTVEALFIQDGPFLVVRLTVMIYFNVVHQMLIFFAIKNFLVVILNIYRLCVLICDSKAS, encoded by the exons ATGTTCTTCAAGTTCATTTGTGCTGTGGTGACCAGGTCTCTCTTTATCCTCATCTCTCTAATAGGGGTATGGAGAGTGGTGTGGGTGAAAAACAATGGATTCTACTGGTTTCTCACTATCCTCTACTTGCCTCTGGTGGCTGAGATGATCCTGACGCTGAGAAGAAGAGGGAATGATTACAAATG GTTTTCTCCTGCTatctttctcttcctcatcAGTATTATCCCATCATTATGGATTTTAGAGCTTCACCACCAGGAGAACAAATCCACCAACTCAAGG TGTGATAAACTCGACTCAACTGAAAATATTAGGAGTATTTTCAATTCCTGGATGAACTCAACTAATGGCAGTGAGTCACTCAAG AACATCCCACTGTCCACAGTGTGTGCCAACGACTGGATCCTTGCTTTACACCAGATCCTGCTCATCTTACTGATCTTGGGGAAATGGCTGCTGCCCGCTGCTGGGGAGCTGACCAGAAATCAGCTCTCCCAGTTACTGCTGATCTTTGTGGGCACAGCTGCTGACATACTGGAGTTCACCTCTGAAACACTGTCTGACATCAA ggATAGCAGTCCAGCTATGGTCTACATAATTCTGGGGGTGTGGACATGGAGCATGTTGCAGTTTCCACTGCATTTCTCAG TAATGCATGCATCTTCAGATGACCTCTCCGAACCAGCTACCTCTCGCTTCTCTCACCTCAGGACTGATATCTGGAGCACAGTGGAAGCTTTGTTCATCCAGGATGGGCCTTTCCTTGTGGTTCGCCTCACTGTCATGATCTACTTCAACGTGGTGCACCAAATGCTGATCTTCTTCGCCATTAAAAACTTCCTGGTTGTAATTCTCAACATTTATCGGCTTTGTGTCCTTATCTGTGACAGCAAGGCCTCCTGA